A window of Trichoderma atroviride chromosome 3, complete sequence contains these coding sequences:
- a CDS encoding uncharacterized protein (EggNog:ENOG41), which yields MMDVDTVNEVIECVGRLFDHIPYAVCGTAALIYYGYRSYFPDHISITCPEESKEAIRCWALAKGMTPLPDNPDGFSVRVASGRTCPVCIKFMKNGFEALERVRVGPGQASMVTLPSIANTIARSYVSRLHNSSTERQALYARYLAWILKRMAEVPPTDPIQRFTPERAKDIINRSFWIPFTLSYPETLPLFSAAGLDIPSDGGLLDGLMDWQIDVPSVPVQRPRARTSTSRYNLNNSHGRSQSQNFANTYNYNYSQSQTRQSLHDSDLSESENSTTPPSLRRVTKRIPSFRPLMVPSFNSPANSDSGYSHSTDGMSPQFLLASPFMSPTTFMSPTTAMAPPPFTNYHQNYPQDYHQNYHQHYHQNYPQNYHQNYHQNYHQNFHQNFHHFMPLSPSDSTPFIQPLGPPPTPRRTLSTRSRDVRPWI from the coding sequence atgatggacgTCGACACCGTCAACGAGGTCATCGAGTGCGTCGGCCGCCTCTTTGACCACATCCCCTACGCCGTTTGTGGTACCGCCGCCCTCATCTACTACGGCTACCGCTCCTACTTTCCCGACCACATCAGCATCACCTGTCCCGAAGAGTCCAAGGAAGCCATTCGCTGCTGGGCGCTGGCCAAGGGCATGACACCGTTGCCCGACAATCCCGACGGCTTCAGCGTGCGCGTCGCCAGCGGCCGCACCTGTCCCGTGTGCATCAAGTTCATGAAGAACGGCTTCGAGGCGCTGGAGCGAGTGCGCGTTGGCCCTGGCCAGGCAAGCATGGTGACGTTGCCTAGTATCGCCAACACCATTGCCCGCAGCTACGTCTCTCGCCTACACAACTCGTCCACCGAGCGCCAGGCCCTCTATGCGCGGTACTTGGCCTGGATCTTGAAGCGCATGGCCGAGGTCCCGCCAACCGATCCGATACAGCGCTTTACTCCGGAACGCGCCAAAGACATTATCAATCGATCTTTCTGGATCCCCTTTACTCTCTCTTATCCCGAGACTTTGCCTCTATTTTCCGCTGCCGGCCTCGACATCCCAAGCGATGGCGGATTATTGGACGGGTTAATGGACTGGCAGATTGACGTCCCAAGCGTGCCGGTCCAACGGCCGAGGGCCAGGACGTCCACCAGCCGTTACAACCTCAACAATTCCCATggccgcagccaaagccaaaactTTGCCAATACCTACAACTACAACTATAGCCAGAGCCAGACCCGCCAGAGCCTTCACGACTCGGATCTTTCAGAATCCGAGAATAGCACTACGCCGCCATCTCTCCGTAGGGTCACCAAACGGATACCGAGCTTTCGTCCACTAATGGTACCTTCATTCAACTCACCGGCGAATTCCGATTCAGGATACTCCCATTCCACCGACGGCATGTCACCGcagtttcttcttgcttctccctTCATGTCGCCCACCACCTTCATGTCGCCCACGACAGCTATGGCACCACCGCCGTTTACGAATTATCATCAGAACTATCCCCAGGACTACCATCAGAACTACCATCAACACTATCATCAGAACTACCCTCAGAACTACCATCAAAACTACCATCAGAATTACCATCAGAATTTTCATCAAAATTTCCATCACTTTATGCCCCTCTCTCCTTCCGACTCTACGCCCTTTATCCAACCGTTAGGCCCTCCGCCTACGCCAAGGAGAACACTCTCAACTCGTTCCCGCGACGTAAGACCGTGGATATGA
- a CDS encoding uncharacterized protein (BUSCO:EOG092D37Y7~MEROPS:MER0022005): MERFRSLLGGGGMGLGGVTPGTDNISLIDNSETVYISSLALLKMLRHGRAGVPMEVMGLMLGEFVDDFTVKVMDVFAMPQSGTGVSVEAVDPVFQTKMMDMLRQTGRPEAVVGWYHSHPGFGCWLSSVDINTQQSFEQLNPRAVAVVVDPIQSVKGKVVIDAFRLINPQLLMMGQEPRQSTSNLGHLNKPSIQALIHGLNRHYYSIGINYRKTALEENMLMNLHKHVWTEALEMDDFRTEGQKNKERLERLVSLADGYEKRVKEETELTKEQLKTRYVGKLDPKKHLEDVGQELIEDNIVSVSRQMIDKEATMPKKNGALGAAAQSSEDQMETEEEL; this comes from the exons ATGGAGCGATTTAGGAGTTTGTtgggcggcggtggcatGGGTTTGGGAGGAGTTACTCCAGGCACG GATAACATAAGCTTGATCGATAACTCAGAGACAGTCTACATCTCATCCTTAGCcctgctgaagatgctccGACACGGCCGAGCAGGTGTGCCGATGGAAGTAATGGGTCTCATGCTGGGCGAGTTCGTCGACGATTTCACAGTCAAGGTCATGGACGTGTTTGCCATGCCCCAGAGCGGAACTGGTGTCAGTGTTGAAGCCGTCGATCCCGTATTCCagaccaagatgatggataTGCTGCGGCAAACTGGAAG ACCGGAGGCTGTCGTCGGATGGTACCACTCGCACCCTGGATTTGGCTGCTGGCTTTCTTCTGTTGACATCAATACTCAGCAGTCGTTTGAGCAGCTGAATCCCCGTGCAGTGGCTGTCGTTGTCGATCCTATACAGTCGGTGAAAGGCAAGGTCGTCATTGATGCTTTCCGGCTCATCAATCCACAGCTCCTCATGATGGGTCAGGAACCCAGACAGAGTACAAGCAACCTTGGACATTTGAACAAGCCGTCCATCCAGGCTTTGATCCACGGACTCAACCGACACTACTACTCGATTGGCATCAACTACCGCAAGACGGCACTAGAAGAGAATATGCTCATGAACCTCCACAAGCACGTATGGACGGAAGCTCTAGAAATGGACGATTTCCGGACAGAGGGacagaagaacaaggagcGTCTGGAGAGACTAGTCAGCCTGGCAGATGGCTATGAGAAGAGAGTCAAGGAGGAGACTGAGCTGACTaaggagcagctcaagaccCGCTACGTTGGCAAGCTGGACCCCAAGAAGCACTTGGAGGATGTGGGCCAGGAGCTGATTGAGGACAACATTGTGTCGGTGTCGAGGCAGATGATTGACAAGgaggcgacgatgccaaagaagaacgGGGCACTGGGAGCAGCGGCCCAATCGAGTGAGGACcagatggagacggaggaggAGTTATAA